From one Aggregicoccus sp. 17bor-14 genomic stretch:
- a CDS encoding NADH:flavin oxidoreductase gives MDRRTAKLLPVSRWPTREEAERSRWFSPLQVGPVRLAERTWVPAMVPWRATEEGFVTPEVLAWYRRFAEGQPGALVVEATGIRDVKSGPLLRVGHARYVDGLKRLVETVREASGGRTRLFLQIIDFLSIRRRPTREAFLGRFLQPSPALRARLGEVRGEPGLREAPEASVREALLQLDEKQLEQVLDAREREAYRFGARERVTDVHLPHVAELPRVLPGLFAAAAARALEAGFDGVELHFAHAYTMASFLSRLNTREDGYGGTLEGRLRLPLEVYRAVRAELGSRAALGCRFLGDEVIEGGSRVEDACAYGVAFARAGMDFLSLSKGGKFEDARQPKVGQAAYPYTGVSGAECMPTTNIGPPGPFGRNVGLAARVRAAVRDAGLQTPVVACGGIASFWQAEEVLARGEADAVAAARQTLADPDWFRKVRLGQGEAVRRCLFTNYCEGLDQAHKAVTCQLWDRTRGLPDDAEAPRTPDGRRLVAPPWAP, from the coding sequence ATGGATCGCCGCACCGCCAAGCTGCTGCCCGTCTCGCGCTGGCCCACGCGCGAGGAGGCGGAGCGCTCGCGCTGGTTCAGCCCGCTGCAGGTGGGGCCGGTGCGGCTCGCGGAGCGCACCTGGGTGCCGGCGATGGTGCCCTGGCGCGCGACGGAGGAGGGCTTCGTCACCCCCGAGGTGCTCGCGTGGTACCGCCGCTTCGCGGAAGGACAGCCCGGCGCGCTGGTGGTGGAGGCCACGGGCATCCGCGACGTGAAGAGCGGGCCGCTGCTGCGCGTGGGGCACGCGCGCTACGTGGACGGGCTCAAGCGCCTGGTGGAGACGGTGCGCGAGGCGAGCGGCGGGCGCACGCGGCTGTTCCTGCAGATCATCGACTTCCTCTCCATCCGCCGCCGCCCCACGCGCGAGGCCTTCCTCGGCCGCTTCCTGCAGCCCTCCCCTGCCCTGCGCGCGCGCCTGGGCGAGGTGCGCGGCGAGCCGGGCTTGCGCGAGGCGCCGGAGGCCTCGGTGCGCGAGGCGCTGCTGCAGCTCGACGAGAAGCAGCTGGAGCAGGTGCTGGATGCGCGCGAGCGCGAGGCCTACCGCTTCGGCGCGCGCGAGCGGGTGACGGACGTGCACCTGCCGCACGTGGCCGAGCTGCCCCGGGTGCTGCCCGGCCTCTTCGCCGCCGCGGCCGCCCGCGCGCTGGAGGCGGGCTTCGACGGCGTGGAGCTGCACTTCGCCCACGCGTACACGATGGCGAGCTTCCTCTCGCGCCTCAACACCCGCGAGGACGGCTACGGCGGCACCCTCGAGGGGCGCCTGCGCCTGCCGCTCGAGGTGTACCGCGCCGTGCGCGCCGAGCTGGGAAGCCGCGCCGCGCTGGGCTGCCGCTTCCTCGGCGACGAGGTCATCGAGGGCGGCAGCCGCGTGGAGGACGCGTGCGCGTACGGCGTGGCCTTCGCGCGCGCCGGCATGGACTTCCTCTCGCTCTCCAAGGGCGGCAAGTTCGAGGACGCGCGCCAGCCCAAGGTGGGCCAGGCGGCCTACCCCTACACGGGGGTGAGCGGCGCCGAGTGCATGCCCACCACGAACATCGGGCCGCCGGGCCCCTTCGGGCGCAACGTGGGGCTGGCGGCGCGGGTGCGCGCGGCGGTGCGCGACGCCGGGCTGCAGACGCCCGTGGTGGCCTGCGGCGGCATCGCGAGCTTCTGGCAGGCCGAAGAGGTGCTCGCGCGCGGCGAGGCGGACGCGGTGGCCGCCGCGCGCCAGACGCTCGCGGACCCGGACTGGTTCCGCAAGGTGCGGCTCGGCCAGGGCGAGGCCGTGCGCCGCTGCCTCTTCACCAACTACTGCGAGGGCCTGGACCAGGCGCACAAGGCCGTCACCTGCCAGCTGTGGGACCGCACCCGCGGCCTGCCAGATGACGCGGAGGCTCCGCGCACGCCGGACGGCCGGCGCCTGGTGGCTCCGCCCTGGGCGCCCTGA